Proteins co-encoded in one Methylobacterium sp. WL1 genomic window:
- the flgA gene encoding flagellar basal body P-ring formation chaperone FlgA, which yields MYAGSQIDLADLPLVSTATDESDLNPIVRRTRPRVAPPGAAVLVRAALAFLTFAAIGALAIPAMAQTAPPQNEAQKAQPRLRGDVTARGDVLALSDLVEGAPDALATRPLFRSPALGATGTIQTRRIVEAAAALGLTGLETGGRMQIAVQRAARRLGPPDLEAALKRALETGYGLDPRSVAVRFDGDGPTLLAPVDLAGQATALDLTYDPRSRRVTGLVSLGERQASLRVSGVVVELREVAVLTRSLNRGDPVRDGDLVVERRPREMVAADAQAGATAVLGEVAQHALPAGTVLRVSDTALPELVARGESVTIVYETASVSLSMRGLANEAGRMGAVVNVVNVASKKVLQATVIGPGRVSVGPASTTHQAAAAPQVQATASLR from the coding sequence ATGTATGCCGGCTCCCAGATCGACCTTGCCGACCTGCCCCTCGTCAGCACGGCGACGGACGAGAGCGACCTCAACCCGATCGTCCGCCGGACCCGCCCGCGGGTGGCGCCCCCCGGCGCCGCGGTGCTTGTGCGCGCGGCGCTCGCCTTCCTGACCTTCGCGGCCATCGGCGCCCTTGCGATCCCGGCGATGGCCCAGACCGCCCCCCCGCAGAACGAGGCTCAGAAGGCGCAGCCGCGCCTGCGCGGAGACGTGACCGCCCGCGGCGATGTGCTCGCCCTGTCCGACCTCGTCGAGGGCGCGCCGGACGCGCTCGCCACGCGGCCGCTGTTCCGCTCACCCGCGCTCGGCGCCACCGGCACGATCCAGACCCGCCGCATCGTCGAGGCCGCCGCAGCCCTGGGCCTGACCGGCCTGGAGACCGGTGGCCGGATGCAGATCGCCGTGCAGCGCGCCGCGCGACGCCTGGGACCGCCGGATCTGGAGGCCGCGCTCAAGCGCGCCCTGGAGACGGGCTACGGCCTCGATCCGCGCAGCGTGGCCGTCCGCTTCGACGGCGACGGCCCGACGCTGCTGGCGCCGGTTGACCTCGCCGGTCAGGCCACGGCCCTCGACCTGACCTACGATCCGCGCTCCCGCCGCGTCACGGGTCTCGTCAGTCTCGGCGAGCGGCAGGCATCGCTCCGGGTCTCGGGCGTGGTGGTCGAACTGCGCGAGGTGGCGGTGCTCACCCGGTCGCTCAACCGGGGTGATCCGGTGCGAGACGGCGACCTCGTCGTCGAGCGCCGCCCCCGCGAGATGGTCGCGGCCGACGCGCAGGCCGGCGCCACGGCGGTCCTGGGTGAGGTCGCCCAGCACGCGCTGCCGGCCGGCACGGTGCTGCGGGTCTCCGACACCGCCCTGCCGGAGCTGGTGGCCCGGGGCGAGAGCGTGACCATCGTGTACGAGACCGCCAGCGTCAGCCTGTCGATGCGCGGGCTGGCCAACGAGGCCGGCCGGATGGGCGCGGTCGTCAACGTCGTGAATGTGGCCTCGAAGAAGGTCCTCCAGGCTACCGTGATCGGCCCCGGCCGGGTCTCGGTCGGCCCCGCCTCCACGACTCATCAGGCCGCCGCGGCCCCGCAAGTCCAGGCGACGGCGTCCCTGCGCTGA
- the flgH gene encoding flagellar basal body L-ring protein FlgH, with protein sequence MTSRLALTPLVAVLFAGLGACNTADRLSQVGATPALSAIEDPTTQPGYKPVRMPMPDVQPVSYAPNSLWRTGSRAFFKDQRAARLGDLLTVKVNVTDKANINNETKRSRANTESFGLPNALGLENNAVGKSFGVGSTALLAATSATANDGAGSVQRAETVTTNVAAVVTQVLPNGNLVVEGKQEIRVNFEVREMVVAGVVRPEDIESDNTIDSTKIAQARIAYGGRGQITDVQQPRYGQQIVDILLPF encoded by the coding sequence ATGACCAGCCGCCTCGCCCTGACCCCGCTCGTCGCCGTGCTGTTCGCCGGCCTCGGGGCCTGCAACACCGCCGACCGGCTGTCCCAGGTCGGCGCCACCCCGGCGCTGTCGGCGATCGAGGATCCGACCACCCAGCCGGGCTACAAGCCTGTCCGGATGCCGATGCCCGACGTGCAGCCGGTCTCCTACGCGCCGAATTCGCTCTGGCGCACCGGCTCCCGGGCGTTCTTCAAGGATCAGCGGGCGGCCCGGCTCGGCGACCTGCTGACCGTGAAGGTCAACGTCACCGACAAGGCCAACATCAACAACGAGACCAAGCGGTCCCGGGCCAACACCGAGAGCTTCGGCCTGCCGAACGCCCTGGGGCTGGAGAACAATGCGGTCGGCAAGTCCTTCGGCGTCGGCAGCACGGCGCTGCTCGCCGCCACCTCGGCCACTGCCAACGACGGCGCCGGCTCGGTCCAGCGGGCCGAGACCGTGACCACCAACGTCGCCGCGGTGGTCACGCAGGTGCTGCCCAACGGCAACCTGGTGGTCGAGGGCAAGCAGGAGATCCGCGTCAACTTCGAGGTTCGCGAGATGGTGGTGGCCGGCGTGGTCCGGCCGGAGGACATCGAGTCCGACAACACCATCGACTCGACCAAGATCGCCCAGGCCCGCATCGCGTATGGCGGCCGCGGCCAGATCACCGACGTGCAGCAGCCCCGCTACGGCCAGCAGATCGTGGATATCCTGCTGCCGTTCTGA
- a CDS encoding Gfo/Idh/MocA family oxidoreductase, with the protein MADDTRLSRRTLLAAGGALAGAGLGSTAQAAQLGPAVPADTGAVQGGRVMFPNWRGPADRPPAPSPAPQPPGQRVGYCVVGLGRLSLDEILPAFGVTKRSRLAAVMSGTPDKAKLVARQYGLPEDAVYGYDEWDRLKANPAIQAVYVVTPNSVHRDNVLAAAAAGKQVLCEKPMAVASQECRDMIAACNQANVKLMIAYRCQYEPHNRAVIKLARSGEFGRPRLIQAFNGQTSGLPEQWRLKKALAGGGSLPDIGLYCLNTTRAVLGEEPDLIQAQIHSPPDDPKFREVEETVTFTMRFPSGVIAQCTSSYGVYEARSLTLHTGSASVDLQNAFAYEGQRLFVSHRDGKNGTRDEKVLSPKNQFALEMDHFSRCIQENLRPRTPGEEGLQDQVLMEAIYEAARTGAPVKVGPPAGAASGLDVTRGPEPEEPS; encoded by the coding sequence ATGGCGGACGACACCCGACTCTCACGACGCACCCTCCTGGCCGCGGGGGGCGCCCTGGCCGGCGCTGGCCTCGGCAGCACCGCCCAGGCGGCCCAGCTCGGCCCGGCGGTTCCGGCCGATACCGGCGCTGTTCAGGGCGGCCGCGTGATGTTCCCGAACTGGCGCGGCCCGGCCGACCGGCCGCCGGCGCCGAGCCCGGCGCCGCAGCCTCCGGGCCAGCGGGTTGGCTATTGCGTCGTCGGCCTCGGGCGTTTGAGCCTCGACGAGATCCTGCCGGCCTTCGGGGTTACCAAGCGCTCGCGGTTGGCCGCGGTGATGTCGGGAACCCCCGACAAGGCCAAGCTCGTGGCGCGGCAATACGGCCTGCCCGAGGATGCCGTCTACGGCTACGACGAGTGGGATCGGCTGAAGGCCAACCCGGCAATCCAGGCGGTCTACGTCGTGACGCCCAACAGCGTGCACCGGGACAACGTCCTGGCCGCCGCGGCAGCCGGAAAGCAGGTGCTGTGCGAGAAGCCAATGGCGGTGGCCTCGCAGGAGTGCCGCGACATGATCGCGGCTTGCAACCAGGCCAACGTCAAGCTGATGATCGCCTATCGCTGCCAGTACGAGCCGCACAACCGCGCGGTGATCAAGCTCGCCCGCTCAGGCGAGTTCGGGCGTCCCCGGCTGATCCAGGCGTTCAACGGCCAGACGAGCGGGCTGCCTGAGCAGTGGCGGCTCAAGAAGGCGCTCGCGGGCGGCGGATCGCTGCCGGATATCGGGCTCTACTGCCTCAACACCACCCGGGCCGTCCTCGGCGAGGAGCCCGACCTGATCCAGGCCCAGATCCACTCTCCGCCCGACGATCCGAAGTTCCGCGAGGTCGAGGAGACGGTCACCTTCACGATGCGCTTCCCGTCCGGGGTGATCGCGCAATGCACGTCGAGCTACGGCGTGTACGAGGCCCGGAGCCTGACGCTCCACACCGGGAGCGCCTCCGTCGATCTGCAGAACGCCTTCGCGTACGAGGGCCAGCGCCTGTTCGTGTCCCACCGCGACGGCAAGAACGGAACCCGCGACGAGAAGGTTCTGAGCCCCAAGAACCAGTTCGCCCTCGAGATGGACCACTTCTCCCGGTGCATCCAGGAGAACCTGCGTCCCCGCACCCCCGGTGAAGAGGGGCTGCAGGATCAGGTGCTCATGGAGGCGATCTACGAGGCCGCGCGCACCGGTGCGCCGGTGAAGGTCGGGCCGCCCGCGGGGGCCGCCTCGGGCCTCGACGTGACCCGCGGGCCGGAGCCGGAGGAGCCGAGTTGA